The following proteins are encoded in a genomic region of Dokdonia donghaensis DSW-1:
- a CDS encoding THUMP-like domain-containing protein encodes MNTALLQPEVRAYLQEHEQTPLHAFLLKGSPFKDITVQELAQQLEGKRKAKGKLPRWHNTADILFPPKLNMEQTSSEATASYKASIMQGTTLADGTGGFGIDTYHFAQTNKQVTHIEMDASLSRLAQSNTEVLKQENIEFIVDDSIHYFETCDTRFDTIFLDPGRRTDVKGKVFMLKDCLPNVPLYKNLLLSKCNTLWIKTSPILDIAAGIEELRSVTEIHIVAVKNEVKELLWKLTSQRYKDIKFTVINLQSSDPVVSFYHSDALNAQAVIETPQKYLYEPNSALMKSGAFNWVSTYFNVSKLHEHSHLYTSEELISFAGRRFVIEQIVPYSKRIAKELGITKANITTRNFPMQVDAIRKKLKIKDGGDVYLFFTTLDDGKKVVISTKKVAQ; translated from the coding sequence ATGAACACCGCGCTTTTACAGCCCGAAGTGCGTGCTTATTTACAAGAGCACGAGCAAACACCACTCCACGCTTTTCTTTTAAAAGGAAGCCCTTTTAAAGATATTACAGTACAGGAGCTTGCACAACAACTTGAAGGTAAACGTAAAGCCAAAGGAAAATTACCACGCTGGCATAATACCGCTGATATCTTATTCCCGCCTAAACTCAATATGGAGCAAACCTCCTCTGAGGCAACGGCAAGTTACAAAGCCAGTATTATGCAAGGTACTACCCTAGCAGATGGTACAGGTGGCTTTGGTATAGATACTTATCACTTTGCACAGACTAACAAGCAGGTAACCCACATAGAGATGGACGCCAGTTTATCAAGACTTGCACAGTCTAATACAGAAGTTCTCAAACAAGAAAACATAGAGTTTATAGTAGATGATTCAATTCATTATTTTGAAACCTGCGATACTCGTTTTGATACCATTTTTTTAGACCCAGGGAGACGTACAGATGTTAAGGGCAAAGTTTTTATGCTTAAAGATTGTCTACCTAATGTACCGCTTTACAAAAACCTGTTATTGTCCAAGTGTAACACCCTCTGGATAAAAACATCTCCCATACTAGACATAGCAGCCGGTATAGAAGAATTGCGCAGCGTGACCGAAATACACATTGTAGCTGTAAAAAATGAGGTGAAAGAATTGTTATGGAAACTTACTTCACAGCGCTATAAAGACATAAAGTTTACTGTTATAAACTTACAATCATCAGATCCTGTAGTGAGTTTCTATCATAGTGATGCTCTTAATGCGCAAGCCGTTATAGAAACCCCTCAAAAGTATCTTTATGAGCCTAACAGTGCGCTTATGAAGAGTGGCGCTTTTAACTGGGTGAGTACATATTTTAATGTTTCAAAACTGCACGAGCACTCACACTTATATACCTCAGAGGAGCTCATCTCATTTGCAGGCCGTCGTTTTGTGATAGAGCAAATTGTTCCTTACTCAAAAAGAATTGCAAAGGAATTAGGGATCACAAAGGCAAATATCACCACTCGCAACTTCCCTATGCAAGTAGATGCGATACGTAAAAAGTTAAAGATAAAAGATGGTGGAGACGTATACCTATTTTTTACCACGCTAGATGATGGTAAGAAAGTAGTTATCTCGACTAAAAAAGTGGCACAATAG
- a CDS encoding DUF1456 family protein codes for MALTNNDIFKKLRVALQLRDDEIIEICKLVDFQVSKSELGAIFRKPDHPKFMECGDQFLRNFLNGLVIHKRGPMPPKKK; via the coding sequence ATGGCACTTACAAACAACGATATCTTTAAAAAATTACGAGTTGCGCTGCAGTTGCGAGATGATGAAATCATAGAGATATGTAAGCTTGTAGATTTTCAAGTTTCTAAGAGTGAGCTAGGAGCTATTTTTCGTAAGCCAGATCATCCTAAATTTATGGAGTGTGGTGACCAGTTTTTACGTAATTTTTTAAATGGTCTAGTAATACACAAGCGAGGACCTATGCCTCCTAAAAAGAAGTAG
- a CDS encoding cold-shock protein — protein sequence MHKGTVKFFNETKGFGFINEEEANQEHFVHVTGLIDEVREGDAVEFELKEGKKGLNAVNVKVID from the coding sequence ATGCACAAAGGAACAGTAAAATTCTTCAATGAAACTAAAGGTTTTGGATTTATCAATGAAGAAGAAGCAAACCAAGAGCACTTCGTACACGTAACAGGACTTATCGATGAGGTAAGAGAAGGTGATGCTGTTGAGTTTGAATTAAAAGAAGGTAAGAAAGGATTAAATGCAGTAAACGTCAAAGTAATTGACTAA